Proteins from a genomic interval of Corythoichthys intestinalis isolate RoL2023-P3 chromosome 3, ASM3026506v1, whole genome shotgun sequence:
- the prkg1l gene encoding cGMP-dependent protein kinase 1, with product MGTLRDLQFALQLKIEELRQRDALIDELELELDTKDELIRRLQEELDRYRASVVLPGPSPAGCSTQGEDLLRIANRKTIISESFTPDSVNPDTLCDKNPECQKLIQSAFLKSDLLQNLDEDETRAVMPCLRLIAVHRGFCVIQEGTFGSQAYVVQEGRLDVTKDGQKLLTMEVGDVFGEVALLYDCKQIYSVTAQLESKLWVIERKTYQTVLMRSGQDGLARTSALLSSVPSLLSLPKDAIMKMCDLMEEAHYTQGDYIIRQGAPGDTFYIINKGQVIVTEKKPGDEEQVVSELSERQWFGEKALWGEDVRAGNVIAASDVVCLLIDRETFRDIIGGMVFESSPEVQQNTKCKEETEDKDAAFLSSSTLSDFQIISTLGAGTFGHTDLVQLKSNIKGLFAMRVLDKKAIIQNNLRENILRERNILMDSSCPFLVRLHRTFRDDERLYMLTEACLHGDLYSLLKDKVCLDESSTKFFTACVTQALTFLHARNVIYRDVKPENVLLDERGYAKLKGSTCLKKIEVGKKTYTLCGTPGYMAPEVIYNKGHSVAADFWSLGVFVFELLTGGLPFNSIDPMRLLSETTRGIDNIDFPKAISKSASSLIKKLCRHNPSERLGSRRNGAKDIQKHKWFEGFNWDGLSRGTLNPPFSPKVKHIWNNGGTYANYNGNTLELCETWEDF from the exons ATGGGCACGCTTCGAGACCTTCAGTTCGCCTTGCAGCTAAAAATTGAGGAGCTCCGTCAAAGGGACGCCTTGATAGACGAGCTAGAATTGGAGCTCGACACCAAAGATGAACTCATTCGGAGACTTCAAGAGGAGCTGGATCGATACAGAGCTTCGGTGGTCTTGCCGGGACCTTCTCCGGCCG GCTGCTCAACTCAAGGTGAAGACCTTTTGCGAATTGCCAACAGGAAGACAATCATTTCAGAATCCTTCACTCCTGATTCAGTCAATCCGGACACCTTGTGTGACAAAAACCCGGA ATGTCAGAAATTGATTCAATCCGCTTTTTTGAAGAGCGACTTGTTGCAGAACCTGGACGAAGATGAAACGAGAGCCGTGATGCCCTGCTTACGGCTCATAGCCGTTCACCGTGGTTTCTGCGTGATCCAGGAAGGGACTTTTGGATCGCAGGCTTATGTTGTGCAAG AAGGGAGACTGGATGTGACCAAAGATGGACAGAAATTGCTAACGATGGAAGTGGGGGATGTGTTCGGAGAGGTGGCGCTGCTCTACGACTGCAAACAAATCTACTCTGTCACAG CCCAGTTGGAAAGCAAGCTGTGGGTTATTGAGCGCAAGACTTACCAGACAGTGCTCATGCGGAGCGGCCAAGATGGCCTTGCACGTACGTCGGCGCTGCTGAGCAG TGTACCCTCTCTGCTGTCCTTGCCAAAGGACGCCATCATGAAGATGTGTGATCTCATGGAAGAG GCTCACTACACTCAAGGCGACTACATCATTCGACAAGGCGCCCCTGGGGACACCTTTTATATCATTAACAAAGGCCAG GTGATAGTCACCGAAAAGAAGCCGGGTGATGAAGAGCAAGTCGTTTCCGAGCTTTCGGAACGGCAGTGGTTTGGAGAAAAAGCTTTGTGGGG AGAGGATGTACGCGCTGGGAATGTGATTGCGGCTAGCGACGTCGTGTGTCTCCTCATTGACAGAGA gacTTTTAGAGACATCATTGGAGGGATGGTTTTTGAAAGTAGTCCAGAGGTGCAACAAAACACTAAATGCAAAGAGGA GACAGAAGACAAGGATGCTGCCTTTCTCTCATCTTCCACCTTAAGTGATTTCCAGATCATCAGCACTTTAGGAGCAGGGACGTTCGGACACACAGACTTG GTGCAACTCAAGAGCAACATCAAGGGTCTTTTTGCCATGAGGGTCCTTGACAAGAAGGCAATTATCCAAAACAACCTGAGAGAGAATATTCTGAGAGAGCGAAACATACTCATGGATTCCTCGTGTCCATTCCTTGTCAG GTTGCACAGAACCTTCCGTGATGACGAACGCCTCTATATGCTGACGGAGGCTTGTCTCCATGGCGATCTTTACAGCTTGCTCAAAGACAA AGTCTGCCTGGACGAGAGCAGCACCAAATTCTTCACGGCTTGCGTGACGCAGGCCTTGACCTTTCTTCATGCTCGAAATGTCATCTATAGAGACGTCAAGCCTGAAAATGTTTTGCTGGATGAGCGAGGATATGCAAAACTG AAAGGATCCACATGTTTAAAGAAGATTGAAGTGGGGAAGAAGACGTACACCTTGTGTGGCACTCCGGGCTACATGGCTCCGGAAGTCATCTACAACAAAGGCCATAGTGTCGCGGCAGACTTCTGGTCTTTGGgggtttttgtgtttgagcttcTGACAGGCGG GCTTCCGTTCAACAGCATTGACCCAATGAGGCTCCTTAGCGAGACCACGCGTGGCATTGATAACATCGACTTCCCCAAAGCAATCAGCAAGAGTGCTTCTAGTCTCATCAAGAAACTGTGCAG GCACAATCCCTCGGAGAGGCTGGGTAGTCGAAGAAATGGGGCCAAGGACATTCAGAAGCACAA ATGGTTTGAAGGATTCAACTGGGATGGACTAAGTCGAGGAACACTAAATCCACCATTCAGCCCCAAA GTTAAACACATTTGGAACAACGGCGGTACATATGCTAATTATAATGGAAACACACTTGAGCTATGCGAAACATGGGAGGATTTCTGA